The following are encoded together in the Streptomyces rapamycinicus NRRL 5491 genome:
- a CDS encoding glycoside hydrolase family 2 protein, with product MAHPDITSPEVSNDVPRPEYPRPSFVREDWLNLNGGWQFAFDPGDSGLERGLVHQELDGRILVPFCPESELSGIGDTDFHPAVWYRRTVRIPAGWAGRRVLLHFGAVDHDATVWADGREVARHSGGFTSFTADLGAVAGTAGGDAEVVIVVRARDARHGTQARGKQATDYANSDCHYTRTTGIWQTVWAEPVPEVHLRRPRITPDLASGAFHLELPLSANRPGHRITARVSDADGRAVAEASVRADLDLAPRMVLALPEDRRRPWSPEDPHLYRVRIELLDGGGETLDRAECTAGLRSVAIDGKRLLLNGRPVFQRLVLDQGWYPDGLMTAPDDAALVRDIELSLAAGFNGARLHQKVFEERFLHHADRLGYLVWGEFGDWGASTGRTTGDNQRPTAGFIAQWLEAVERDYSHPSIVGWCPLNETHQELHDRQTVLDDVTRGMFLATKAADTSRPVLDASGYSHRVAETDVYDSHSYEQDPEAFRRQMAGLDKDDPYLNPDNRGNPGKKDTDAVWSLPYRGQPYFCSEFGGIWWNPEEADGSAGDDRDVSWGYGQRPRTEEEFQTRFAGLTGALLDDPLMFGYCYTQLTDVFQEQNGVYRFDRSHKLDVERLRAAQRRPAAFERPAGEEGR from the coding sequence ATGGCTCACCCGGACATCACCTCGCCCGAAGTGTCGAACGACGTTCCACGACCCGAATATCCCCGGCCCAGTTTCGTCCGTGAGGACTGGCTCAATCTCAACGGCGGCTGGCAGTTCGCCTTCGACCCCGGCGACAGCGGGCTCGAGCGCGGCCTGGTGCACCAGGAGCTGGACGGACGGATCCTGGTCCCGTTCTGCCCCGAGTCCGAGCTGTCGGGGATCGGGGACACCGACTTCCACCCCGCGGTCTGGTACCGGCGCACGGTCCGGATACCGGCGGGCTGGGCCGGCCGGCGGGTGCTGCTGCACTTCGGGGCCGTCGACCACGACGCCACCGTATGGGCCGACGGCCGCGAAGTGGCCCGGCACAGCGGCGGCTTCACCTCCTTCACCGCCGACCTCGGCGCGGTGGCGGGCACGGCCGGCGGCGACGCGGAGGTGGTGATCGTGGTGCGGGCCCGGGACGCCCGTCACGGCACTCAGGCCCGCGGCAAGCAGGCCACCGACTACGCCAACAGCGACTGCCACTACACCCGCACCACCGGAATCTGGCAGACGGTGTGGGCGGAGCCGGTGCCCGAGGTCCATCTGCGCAGGCCCCGGATCACCCCCGACCTCGCGTCCGGCGCCTTCCACCTCGAACTGCCGCTCAGCGCCAACCGCCCGGGCCACCGGATCACGGCCCGGGTGAGCGACGCGGACGGCCGGGCGGTGGCCGAGGCGAGCGTACGGGCCGACCTGGATCTGGCGCCCCGGATGGTGCTCGCGCTGCCCGAGGACCGGCGCCGCCCGTGGTCTCCGGAGGACCCCCATCTGTACCGGGTGCGGATCGAGCTGCTGGACGGCGGCGGCGAGACCCTGGACCGCGCCGAGTGCACCGCCGGGCTGCGGTCGGTGGCCATCGACGGCAAGCGGCTGCTGCTCAACGGCCGCCCGGTCTTCCAGCGGCTCGTCCTGGACCAGGGCTGGTACCCGGACGGGCTGATGACCGCGCCCGACGACGCCGCCCTCGTCCGGGACATCGAACTGTCGCTGGCCGCGGGCTTCAACGGGGCGCGACTGCACCAGAAGGTGTTCGAGGAGCGCTTCCTGCACCACGCGGACCGGCTCGGCTATCTCGTCTGGGGCGAGTTCGGCGACTGGGGAGCCAGCACCGGGCGCACCACGGGGGACAACCAGCGGCCCACCGCCGGATTCATCGCCCAGTGGCTGGAGGCCGTGGAGCGGGACTACTCGCATCCGTCGATCGTGGGCTGGTGCCCGCTCAACGAGACGCACCAGGAACTCCACGACCGGCAGACCGTCCTGGACGATGTCACCCGGGGCATGTTCCTGGCCACGAAGGCCGCCGACACCTCCCGTCCGGTCCTGGACGCCTCCGGCTACTCCCACCGCGTGGCCGAGACCGACGTGTACGACTCGCACAGCTATGAGCAGGACCCGGAGGCGTTCCGCCGCCAGATGGCGGGGCTGGACAAGGACGACCCGTATCTCAACCCCGACAACCGGGGGAACCCCGGCAAGAAGGACACCGACGCGGTGTGGTCGCTGCCGTACCGCGGCCAGCCCTACTTCTGCAGCGAGTTCGGCGGCATCTGGTGGAATCCGGAGGAGGCGGATGGATCGGCCGGTGACGACCGCGACGTGTCCTGGGGGTACGGGCAGCGGCCGCGGACCGAGGAGGAGTTCCAGACCCGCTTCGCGGGGCTGACCGGGGCGCTGCTCGACGACCCCCTGATGTTCGGCTACTGCTACACCCAGCTCACCGACGTGTTCCAGGAGCAGAACGGCGTATACCGCTTCGACCGGAGCCACAAGCTGGACGTGGAGCGGCTGCGCGCGGCGCAGCGGCGCCCCGCCGCCTTCGAGCGCCCGGCCGGTGAGGAGGGGCGATGA
- a CDS encoding sulfatase-like hydrolase/transferase: protein MNLLFLMTDQHRVDTLGCYGNPHVATPNLDRLAATGTRFDRFYTPTAICTPARASLLTGQAPFRHRLLANYERNVGYLEDLREDAFTFPGALAERDYQLGLVGKWHVGTHRNAASYGFDGPDLPGWHNPVDHPDYAAYLAERGLPPYRISDPIRGTTPNGNPGNLLAARLHQPVEATFEHYLATRAIEQLERYAADGRPFFLATHFFGPHLPYLLPDAYFDRYDPDLVDLPASIAETFEGKPPVQRNYSAHWTFDTIPIEVTRKLIAVYWGYVTLIDEQIGRILTRLDELGLADDTSVFFTADHGEFTGAHRLHDKGPAMYEDIYRIPGILRIPGEAPQVRQEFVSLTDCTATILDLAGCDTSPAVDSRSLVPLVRGEHPRWPEELLAEFHGHHFPYPQRMIRDERHKLIVNPESVNELYDLDTDPHELTNRYEHPELLPVRRRLMRRLYDLLRERGDNFYHWMTPMFDIGDLDYDPSLSSFEPEGTA, encoded by the coding sequence ATGAACCTGCTGTTCCTGATGACCGATCAGCACCGCGTCGACACCCTCGGCTGTTATGGCAATCCGCATGTGGCCACGCCGAACCTCGACCGGCTGGCGGCGACCGGCACCCGCTTCGACCGCTTCTACACCCCCACCGCCATCTGCACCCCGGCCCGCGCCAGTCTGCTCACCGGGCAGGCGCCCTTTCGCCACCGGCTGCTGGCCAACTACGAGCGCAACGTCGGCTATCTGGAGGATCTGCGCGAGGACGCGTTCACCTTCCCCGGCGCCCTGGCCGAGCGCGACTACCAGCTCGGCCTGGTCGGCAAGTGGCATGTCGGCACCCACCGCAACGCCGCCTCGTACGGCTTCGACGGACCCGATCTGCCCGGCTGGCACAACCCCGTGGACCACCCGGACTACGCGGCGTACCTGGCGGAGCGGGGCCTGCCGCCGTACCGGATATCCGATCCGATCCGCGGCACCACGCCCAACGGCAACCCGGGCAATCTGCTGGCGGCGCGGCTGCACCAGCCGGTGGAGGCCACCTTCGAGCACTATCTGGCCACCCGCGCCATCGAGCAGCTGGAGCGCTACGCCGCGGACGGGCGGCCGTTCTTCCTGGCCACCCACTTCTTCGGGCCGCATCTGCCGTATCTGCTGCCCGACGCGTACTTCGACCGCTACGACCCCGACCTGGTGGACCTGCCCGCCTCGATCGCCGAGACCTTCGAGGGAAAGCCACCGGTACAGCGCAACTACAGCGCCCACTGGACCTTCGACACCATCCCCATCGAGGTGACCCGCAAGCTGATCGCGGTCTACTGGGGCTATGTCACGCTGATCGACGAGCAGATCGGGCGCATCCTCACCCGGCTCGACGAGCTCGGGCTGGCCGATGACACCTCGGTGTTCTTCACCGCCGACCACGGCGAGTTCACCGGCGCCCACCGGCTGCACGACAAGGGCCCGGCGATGTACGAGGACATCTACCGCATCCCCGGCATCCTCCGCATCCCCGGGGAAGCCCCCCAGGTGCGCCAGGAGTTCGTCAGCCTCACCGACTGCACCGCCACCATCCTGGACCTCGCGGGCTGTGACACCTCACCGGCCGTGGACAGCCGAAGCCTGGTGCCGCTGGTGCGGGGTGAGCATCCGCGGTGGCCGGAGGAGCTGCTCGCCGAGTTCCACGGCCACCACTTCCCGTATCCACAGCGGATGATCCGCGACGAGCGCCACAAGCTCATCGTCAACCCCGAGTCGGTCAACGAGCTGTACGACCTGGACACCGACCCCCATGAGCTGACCAACCGCTATGAGCACCCCGAGCTGCTGCCCGTGCGCCGCCGTCTGATGCGCCGCCTGTACGACCTGCTGCGGGAGCGCGGCGACAACTTCTACCACTGGATGACCCCGATGTTCGACATCGGCGACCTGGACTACGACCCGAGCCTGAGCTCCTTCGAGCCGGAAGGGACCGCGTAG
- a CDS encoding family 43 glycosylhydrolase: MRPSRRRSTRHGPGTLVAALLCALLAGLLPAARATAAQRPATEHTTTAHQAPTYHNPLTAGVVDTFPDPVMIRGKDGLWYAYGTQNPVFQSKGEDGERMLPILRSADLAHWEYAGEVFTPETKPAWHKGARLWAPDIRYVNGHYNLYYSVSAGNTVAVATAPTPTGPWTDRGAVLPSPSGCATGNIDQAQFTDEGGQPYLYWGSYDTICVAKMNAARTRIEGAVTEVAQGRRMEGGFVVRRGGHYYLFYSDAGCCDGAYSGYQVKVGRATSPTGPFVDDQGVPLTAATSKGGVVLTANGNGWIGPGHNALQTDLSGQDWLVYHAISSDDPDLKPASGGTLKLSKRPMLMDRLDWIDGWPVVRAGAGASQGAQRAPVASWAAGGTFNDGSLKGWHGGGGSGTDGWSVGHEQDARGFVTPRGNPTAPAHLVSDRSAPAARRAEADLRVTSATGAAGLLAGYTGPDDFVVAWLDRQRDALVTDVRVDGRSRGTRTTPLPPGFAWDTWHNVSAEIRGTRLTVEVSADRLRDAVATQERSLPAAAVRSGKVGVAARGAGAAADNVGAAALHTPVTSRVPEHVPGPLLPGYSDDFDTATVPGTTAGSPWSWVRGPASGVTMSDGALSWPAQGAELYLGTNTASVLTRDAPRGDYTVETRLRFAPGRADQQAGLVLYGNDDRYYKLVHGVLPVSHADGRTTHVTEFAKEGERPTTTPPTPVAYGPMFGGPPADTLWMRLSYHADTARDETEVRAATSTDGVHWVHTGVWTLPTVSEFRIGLVSQNTAGAVARFDYLRTYRG; encoded by the coding sequence ATGAGACCAAGCCGTAGACGGAGCACTCGACACGGCCCCGGCACCCTCGTCGCCGCGCTGCTGTGCGCGCTGCTGGCCGGGCTGTTGCCCGCGGCCCGGGCGACGGCCGCCCAGCGCCCGGCGACGGAGCACACCACCACGGCCCACCAGGCGCCCACCTACCACAACCCCCTCACGGCCGGAGTGGTCGACACCTTCCCCGACCCGGTGATGATCCGGGGCAAGGACGGCCTGTGGTACGCGTACGGCACTCAGAACCCGGTGTTCCAGAGCAAGGGCGAGGACGGTGAGCGGATGCTGCCGATCCTCCGCTCGGCCGACCTGGCGCACTGGGAGTACGCCGGGGAGGTCTTCACCCCGGAGACCAAACCCGCCTGGCACAAGGGCGCCCGGCTGTGGGCCCCCGACATCCGCTATGTGAACGGCCACTACAACCTCTACTACTCGGTGTCCGCCGGCAACACCGTCGCCGTGGCGACCGCGCCCACCCCCACCGGCCCCTGGACCGACCGGGGAGCCGTGCTGCCCTCGCCGAGCGGCTGCGCCACCGGCAACATCGACCAGGCCCAGTTCACGGACGAGGGCGGTCAGCCGTATCTGTACTGGGGCAGCTACGACACGATCTGCGTGGCGAAGATGAACGCCGCCCGGACCCGCATCGAGGGCGCGGTGACCGAAGTGGCGCAGGGCCGCCGGATGGAGGGCGGTTTCGTCGTCCGGCGCGGTGGCCACTACTACCTGTTCTACTCCGACGCGGGCTGCTGCGACGGCGCCTACAGCGGCTATCAGGTCAAGGTCGGCCGGGCGACCAGCCCGACCGGGCCCTTCGTGGACGACCAGGGCGTTCCGCTGACGGCCGCCACCAGCAAGGGCGGTGTGGTGCTGACCGCGAACGGCAACGGCTGGATCGGCCCCGGGCACAACGCCCTCCAGACCGATCTGTCCGGCCAGGACTGGCTCGTCTACCACGCCATCTCCTCCGACGACCCGGATCTGAAACCGGCCTCGGGCGGCACGCTGAAGCTGTCCAAGCGGCCGATGCTGATGGACCGGCTGGACTGGATCGACGGCTGGCCGGTGGTACGGGCGGGGGCCGGCGCCTCCCAGGGCGCACAGCGGGCCCCGGTGGCCTCCTGGGCCGCGGGCGGCACCTTCAACGACGGCTCGCTGAAGGGGTGGCACGGCGGTGGCGGCTCCGGTACGGACGGCTGGAGCGTCGGCCATGAGCAGGACGCGCGGGGCTTCGTCACACCGCGCGGGAATCCCACCGCCCCCGCCCACCTGGTCTCGGACCGGTCCGCCCCGGCGGCCCGGCGCGCCGAGGCCGATCTGCGGGTCACCTCGGCCACCGGCGCGGCCGGGCTGCTGGCCGGCTACACCGGCCCGGACGACTTCGTGGTGGCGTGGCTGGACCGGCAGCGCGACGCACTGGTGACGGACGTACGGGTCGACGGCCGCAGCCGTGGCACCCGTACGACCCCGCTGCCACCCGGCTTCGCCTGGGACACCTGGCACAACGTGTCGGCGGAGATCCGTGGCACCCGGCTGACCGTGGAGGTGAGCGCGGACCGGCTGCGGGACGCGGTGGCCACCCAGGAGCGGTCGCTGCCCGCGGCGGCGGTCCGCTCCGGCAAGGTCGGCGTGGCCGCCCGGGGCGCCGGTGCGGCGGCCGACAACGTGGGGGCCGCGGCGCTCCACACACCGGTCACCAGCCGCGTCCCCGAGCATGTGCCGGGTCCGCTGCTGCCCGGCTACAGCGATGACTTCGACACCGCCACCGTCCCCGGCACCACCGCGGGTTCCCCGTGGTCCTGGGTGCGCGGACCGGCGTCCGGGGTCACGATGTCCGATGGCGCCCTGTCCTGGCCCGCTCAGGGTGCCGAGCTCTATCTCGGCACCAATACGGCGTCGGTGCTGACCCGGGACGCTCCCCGGGGCGACTACACCGTGGAGACCAGGCTCCGGTTCGCGCCGGGGCGGGCCGATCAGCAGGCCGGGCTGGTGCTGTACGGGAACGACGACCGCTACTACAAGCTGGTGCACGGGGTGCTGCCGGTGAGCCACGCGGACGGTAGGACCACGCATGTCACCGAGTTCGCGAAGGAGGGCGAGCGGCCCACCACCACACCACCGACCCCGGTGGCCTACGGGCCGATGTTCGGCGGCCCGCCCGCGGACACGCTGTGGATGCGGCTGTCGTACCACGCCGACACCGCACGGGACGAGACCGAGGTGCGCGCCGCCACCAGCACGGACGGTGTGCACTGGGTCCACACCGGCGTCTGGACCCTGCCGACCGTGAGCGAGTTCAGGATCGGCCTGGTCTCACAGAACACCGCGGGCGCGGTCGCGCGGTTCGACTATCTGCGCACCTATCGCGGCTGA
- a CDS encoding extracellular solute-binding protein, whose amino-acid sequence MSGLSRRGLLRGAVYGAGAAVSASALSGCGSIAGSVRSADEIEYWTLFTGPDGELMKTMTRNVEKRVPGLKVRTTVLDWGPPYYTKLAMASAGGRSPDVAIMHLTRLAGYAPGGLLDPWDLDLLAEFGLKQEDLNKTLVKRSLYQGDPYAIPLDTHPFVVFFDRDVMDKAGLLTGDGRLVPFESPKHALELLDKLRKDGGKLGPVFGHANDAAMGWRMFWTLFSQTGATFDLTGKRAEIDEDTAVEVVRFMADLTRDSRTMDVQTAIAAFANGRSPMIFSGEWDMATYKSTLKDKLGGSPIPTFYDRPAGASDSHALVLPHQDNPDPERRRRAHRFVAELVKSGLTWATAGHIPAYTPAVSSPQYAKLRPQSEYAGAAKQLVLDPPVWFAGSGSDFQTRMCQALDPALGGSSSARSAVRTMVSQINTLLAQPNPA is encoded by the coding sequence ATGAGCGGCCTGTCACGGCGTGGTCTGCTGAGAGGCGCGGTGTACGGGGCGGGGGCCGCCGTGTCGGCGTCCGCGCTCAGCGGCTGCGGTTCGATCGCCGGGAGCGTGCGGAGCGCGGACGAGATCGAGTACTGGACCCTGTTCACCGGCCCCGACGGCGAACTGATGAAGACCATGACGCGGAACGTGGAGAAGCGCGTCCCGGGTCTCAAGGTCAGGACGACGGTGCTGGACTGGGGCCCGCCGTACTACACCAAGCTGGCGATGGCCTCGGCCGGTGGCCGCTCGCCGGATGTGGCGATCATGCATCTGACCCGGCTGGCGGGCTATGCCCCGGGCGGTCTGCTCGACCCCTGGGACCTGGATCTGCTGGCCGAGTTCGGGCTGAAGCAGGAGGACCTCAACAAGACGCTCGTCAAGCGGAGTCTGTACCAGGGCGACCCGTATGCCATTCCGCTGGACACCCACCCGTTCGTCGTCTTCTTCGACCGGGACGTCATGGACAAGGCGGGTCTCCTCACGGGCGACGGGCGGCTGGTGCCCTTCGAATCGCCGAAGCACGCCCTGGAGCTGTTGGACAAGCTCCGCAAGGACGGCGGCAAGCTGGGGCCCGTCTTCGGCCACGCCAACGACGCGGCGATGGGCTGGCGGATGTTCTGGACGCTGTTCAGCCAGACCGGCGCCACCTTCGACCTCACGGGGAAGCGGGCCGAGATCGACGAGGACACCGCCGTCGAGGTGGTGCGCTTCATGGCCGACCTGACGCGCGACAGCCGCACCATGGACGTCCAGACGGCCATCGCCGCCTTCGCCAACGGCCGCTCCCCGATGATCTTCTCGGGCGAGTGGGACATGGCCACCTACAAGTCCACCCTGAAGGACAAGCTGGGCGGCTCCCCCATCCCCACCTTCTACGACCGTCCGGCCGGGGCCTCGGACAGCCACGCCCTGGTCCTGCCGCACCAGGACAACCCGGATCCGGAGCGCAGGCGGCGCGCCCACCGGTTCGTGGCCGAGCTGGTGAAGTCCGGGCTGACCTGGGCGACGGCGGGCCACATCCCCGCGTACACACCGGCCGTCTCGTCCCCGCAGTACGCGAAGCTGCGCCCGCAGTCCGAGTACGCGGGCGCCGCGAAACAGCTCGTGCTCGACCCGCCGGTGTGGTTCGCGGGCTCCGGCTCGGACTTCCAGACCCGGATGTGCCAGGCGCTCGATCCCGCGCTCGGCGGCTCGTCGTCCGCGCGGAGCGCGGTGCGCACGATGGTCTCCCAGATCAACACCCTGCTGGCCCAGCCGAATCCGGCCTGA
- a CDS encoding carbohydrate ABC transporter permease: MASVSTPARRAAAGSRRAGFRRAAATDRLRSGGAGWLFATPFLVFFTLFLIVPIGIGLWMSFTNASLTGHGDSTLVGLDNYTEAFGDSQVWQTLGNTVWFTVLTTVPLVLVALAMALLVYTGMPGQWLWRLAFFASHLLPVAVVYQIWSMLFQPDRGMLNGLLKIFGIDGIGWLTDEKYAMWSIALVTLWWTVGFNFLLYLAALQAIPDHLYEAAALDGAGAWRRLWSVTLPQLRRTTGLIAVLQVMASLKVFDQIYLLTKGGPNGATRPILEYIYDTGFTNYRLGYASAVSYVFFGLIIILSIAQLKIFSRRED, translated from the coding sequence ATGGCTTCCGTCTCCACGCCCGCGCGGCGGGCCGCGGCCGGATCCCGGCGCGCCGGATTCCGGCGGGCCGCCGCCACGGACCGGCTTCGGTCGGGCGGCGCCGGGTGGCTCTTCGCCACCCCCTTCCTGGTGTTCTTCACGCTCTTCCTCATCGTGCCGATCGGCATCGGCCTGTGGATGAGCTTCACCAACGCCAGTCTGACCGGGCACGGTGACAGCACCCTCGTCGGCCTGGACAACTACACCGAGGCGTTCGGCGACAGCCAGGTGTGGCAGACCCTCGGCAACACGGTCTGGTTCACCGTTCTGACCACCGTCCCCCTCGTGCTCGTCGCCCTGGCGATGGCCCTGCTGGTGTACACGGGGATGCCGGGGCAGTGGCTGTGGCGGCTGGCCTTCTTCGCCTCGCACCTGCTGCCGGTCGCGGTGGTCTACCAGATCTGGAGCATGCTGTTCCAGCCGGACCGGGGGATGCTCAACGGCCTGCTGAAGATCTTCGGGATCGACGGGATCGGCTGGCTGACCGACGAGAAGTACGCGATGTGGTCCATCGCGCTGGTGACCCTGTGGTGGACCGTGGGGTTCAACTTCCTGCTCTATCTGGCCGCGCTCCAGGCCATACCCGACCACCTCTACGAGGCGGCCGCGCTGGACGGCGCCGGGGCGTGGCGCCGGCTGTGGTCGGTCACCCTGCCGCAGCTGCGCCGGACCACCGGGCTGATCGCGGTGTTGCAGGTGATGGCGTCGCTGAAGGTGTTCGACCAGATCTATCTGCTGACCAAGGGCGGCCCGAACGGCGCCACCCGGCCGATCCTGGAGTACATCTACGACACCGGCTTCACCAACTACCGGCTCGGCTACGCCTCGGCGGTGTCGTATGTGTTCTTCGGGCTCATCATCATCCTCTCGATCGCCCAGCTGAAGATCTTCTCGCGCAGGGAGGACTGA
- a CDS encoding LacI family DNA-binding transcriptional regulator, with amino-acid sequence MTAVKQQTTRDQATPGRKRSDGAGRSATVKDVATLAGVSPKTVSNVINGFVHVSPATRERVQRAIRELGYRPNRVARNLRRGSTGMIGLVLPELDVPYFAELGRHFLTTAEEHGRTLLIEQTLGDREREAAVIHGLGDQVVDGMVVSPLALHGSALANHLGTVPLVLIGERPSGGLADHVVIDNVTAAKEAVAHLVAGGRRRIAAIGIQPEPYIGTPLLRRTGYREALEEAGLPLDPLLERETPRYHLAEGARAMAALLDRPEPPDAVFCFNDALALGALRTLYERGLRVPDDMAVMGFDDIEAARYSTPSLSSVAPDKSAIARRAVDLLLERIETPDRPAQEVVVGHTLHTRESTEGGIATTAH; translated from the coding sequence GTGACCGCCGTGAAACAGCAGACCACCAGGGACCAGGCGACACCGGGGCGGAAGCGCTCGGACGGTGCCGGCCGGAGCGCCACCGTCAAGGACGTGGCGACGCTCGCCGGGGTCTCCCCGAAGACCGTGTCGAATGTGATCAACGGCTTCGTACATGTGTCCCCGGCGACCCGGGAGCGGGTCCAGCGGGCCATTCGCGAACTCGGCTACCGGCCCAACCGGGTGGCGCGCAACCTCCGGCGCGGCAGCACCGGCATGATCGGTCTTGTCCTGCCCGAGCTGGACGTCCCGTACTTCGCCGAGCTGGGACGACACTTCCTCACCACGGCCGAGGAACACGGCCGCACCCTGCTGATCGAGCAGACCCTCGGCGACCGCGAGCGGGAGGCGGCGGTGATCCACGGCCTCGGCGACCAGGTCGTGGACGGCATGGTGGTGAGCCCGCTCGCCCTGCACGGCAGCGCCCTGGCGAACCACCTCGGCACCGTGCCGCTCGTGCTCATCGGCGAACGCCCCAGCGGCGGCCTCGCCGACCATGTGGTGATCGACAACGTGACCGCCGCCAAGGAGGCCGTGGCCCATCTGGTGGCCGGCGGGCGCCGCCGGATCGCCGCCATCGGCATCCAGCCCGAGCCGTACATCGGCACACCGCTGCTGCGCAGGACCGGCTACCGCGAGGCACTGGAGGAGGCCGGACTGCCGCTGGACCCCCTCCTGGAGCGGGAGACGCCCCGCTACCACCTGGCCGAGGGCGCCCGGGCGATGGCGGCACTGCTGGACCGGCCCGAACCGCCGGACGCCGTGTTCTGCTTCAACGACGCGCTCGCCCTCGGCGCGCTGCGCACCCTGTACGAGCGCGGACTGCGGGTGCCGGACGACATGGCCGTGATGGGCTTCGACGACATCGAGGCCGCGCGCTACAGCACACCGAGCCTGAGCAGCGTGGCGCCGGACAAGAGCGCCATCGCCCGGCGCGCCGTCGATCTGCTGCTGGAGCGGATCGAGACACCTGACCGTCCGGCCCAGGAGGTCGTCGTCGGCCACACCCTCCACACCCGTGAGTCCACCGAGGGCGGAATCGCCACTACCGCTCACTGA
- a CDS encoding carbohydrate ABC transporter permease has translation MTTDTLSPRTPGKPRSTMPREVVRRRRYGGHVWHPSLGTGPLPRVLTLLALALMTVVWLVPFGWGVDTSFKTEVDASASGVDWIPKAGFTLDAYRTIFGQGNLPVWAVNSVVIAVCVTAITVAISAMAAYAFSRTLFRGRRVLFAVTVASIMVPPQILIVPLFRQMLAMNLVDTYAAVILPQVVAPAMVFILKKFFDGIPRELEEAARIDGAGSFRVFWSVVLPLSRPILAAVAIFVFINTWNNFLWPFISTSDPQLMTLPVGLSTVKDSTGLRNAQESAASILGSIPLLIVFMLFQRQIVKSVATTGLGGQ, from the coding sequence ATGACCACCGACACACTCTCCCCCCGTACCCCCGGAAAGCCCCGGTCGACCATGCCCCGGGAGGTGGTCCGGCGGCGCCGCTACGGCGGCCATGTCTGGCACCCCTCGCTCGGGACGGGCCCCCTCCCCCGTGTGCTGACGCTGCTGGCGCTGGCGCTGATGACGGTGGTCTGGCTGGTGCCGTTCGGCTGGGGGGTGGACACCTCGTTCAAGACGGAGGTCGACGCGAGCGCGTCGGGCGTCGACTGGATCCCCAAGGCGGGCTTCACCCTCGACGCCTACCGGACCATCTTCGGCCAGGGCAATCTGCCGGTGTGGGCGGTGAACAGCGTGGTGATCGCCGTGTGCGTCACGGCCATCACCGTGGCCATCTCGGCGATGGCGGCGTACGCCTTCTCGCGGACGCTCTTCCGCGGCCGCCGGGTGCTCTTCGCCGTCACGGTCGCCTCGATCATGGTGCCGCCGCAGATCCTGATCGTGCCGCTGTTCCGGCAGATGCTCGCGATGAACCTCGTCGACACCTATGCGGCGGTGATCCTGCCGCAGGTGGTGGCGCCCGCGATGGTGTTCATCCTGAAGAAGTTCTTCGACGGCATTCCGCGGGAGCTGGAGGAGGCGGCCCGGATCGACGGGGCCGGCAGCTTCCGGGTGTTCTGGAGTGTGGTGCTGCCGCTGTCCCGGCCGATCCTCGCGGCCGTGGCCATCTTCGTCTTCATCAACACCTGGAACAACTTCCTCTGGCCGTTCATCAGCACGAGCGATCCCCAGCTGATGACCCTGCCGGTGGGGCTGTCGACCGTGAAGGACTCCACCGGGCTCCGCAACGCCCAGGAGTCGGCCGCCTCGATCCTCGGCTCCATCCCGCTGCTCATCGTCTTCATGCTGTTCCAGCGTCAGATCGTGAAATCGGTGGCCACCACGGGTCTGGGAGGTCAGTGA